In the genome of Desulfobotulus mexicanus, the window AAGAACGGGTAATATTGTCACGTACATTAAACAGAAGCCGTGTACGGGCAGCCTGTAAAAGGGCGGCAAAGTGTTTTTCCAGATGCCGGTCTCTGCCAAGTCCCGTAGCATGTCTGGAGACATTTTCCAGCAGATTTTTTCTGTGAAGTTCCAGGATTTCATTTTGCAAGTCCCCATTGTTAAGCCTTCGGGCAGCCGTTGTCATCAGCTGAATGCTGTTGTCGATTTTCCCGGATTCTGTTTCTGTATCATCATATAAACTCAGAGCTTTCAGGAGTATTTTTTCTGCGCTGATCGAATCCTTTTCAACAAAAATCCTTGCAAGGGCAGCGAGCTGCTCTGCTTTATCACTTCCATAGAGGCCCTTTTCTATTTTCTGCATTTCTTCTTTCAGTTTTGTTTGGGCTTCAGCTTCTCTGTCAGCCAGAAGAAGGGCCCTGATGATGCGTCGGTTTTCAAGGGCTGCGGGTTCTTTATAATGGTGTTTTTTCTGTATTTCATTCAGCCGGGACAAAAACAGTTCTGCATTTTTGCCTGCTTCAAGGCGGGTCTCGGTGGCACGGATAAGAAGATCCCTGTACCAGGAGGGGTCTGTACCGGTTTTTATCCATGAGAGGGTCTGCTCCTCGTTCATTTCAGGGCCCATAAGGGCTGCAATACGAAGGGCTATGATTCGTTTGATTCTTTTTGGTCGCTGAAAATTATAGCGACGCAGGTCTGACTGTAAAATGATCTGTGTTTCAGGATTCAGTCGGGAATCCGGATGGATGGCAAAGGGAAAAGTTTTGGGGATCTGGTTTATAATGTCAAGGGCTTCTTCCTGAAAGCCTCCAGTGTAAAGGGCCTCTGCAAGGGAAGTGAGGCGGCTTTCAAAGCTTTTCCCCGAATATCTGGCTTTAAGCGCTTCATGCCATTCTTTCATCAGCTCATGATATAATCTTAAAACCTGATTTTTTTCTCCTGTTTCAGAATAAATCCTGAGAATATAGATTTTTGCAATGGAGCGTCCTGTGCCTGGCTGGGACCAGTCTTCGCGGGCCAGGAAAACGGTATGGCTCATATCCTGAGCTTCTTCAGTTCCGGGCAGAGGCCTGGAGAGAGGTGTAAAATCAATCATGCTTTCCATGGCAGAGGCAATGCTCAGGGCTGTTTCATAATCCTTTTCCTGTATTGCCACCTGGGCGGTCTGCCGGAGATTATGAAAGATATCCAGATGGTTTTTATCCGGTACAATACCCTGTTTCACTTGTTTTTCCGCCTTTTTGAAATATTTTACAGCAGCTTTGTACCGGCCCTTAATCTGGTAAAAATCCATCATATGAAGCGTAAAGTAAATGCTGTTTCTTTCCTTGCGAGGGAAGCTTTGTTTCAGTCTGTAAAAAAGCGTATCGGCTTTTTTTTCCTGACCGACATCCACAAGATAGCTGTGGCAGGCCTTGTAGATCCTGAATCTGGCTTCTAAGTCCAGGCGTGTATCTGCCACATGCAGGGCAGCCTCTGCTTCATCCCGGCTGAGCAGAAGACGGGCGAGCAGTTCATTGTAAAGGGGGTGCTGTTCAAAATCAGGGATTCTGTAAAGTATGCGCCATGCATAGCTTGCAGGTGAGGCATCGGAGATATGGAAAAGGGCTGCCCTTGCGGCATTGTCATTGCCGGGAATATCTTCAGGATGCAGGGGGATATCTGCGGGAAGGGGGTGAAGGTTGTCCAGGGCAAGACGGTTCGGGCTGAGATCATTTTTGGGCAGGGGACTGTGGGCACAGGCAGATAAAAGCATAATGCCTGTAATTATGAAGGAGAGTCTCAGGCACTTCATGGCGCTTTTCCCTTTGGGTCAATATAAAAAAAAGCTGCTTCTATAAAGGTCTGACGGCAGTCCGGGCATTTGCCGGGTTTTGAGAAGCGCTTTCTGTCCGAAAAGGTGTATCCGCATCCCTGACACCGGGCAGGAATCTGGCTGAGCTTGAGCTTCATGGGCTTCAGACTTTTTTCCACATGGGGCAGTTCTTTTAGAATTTCTTTTTCCGGCAGCCTGAGTTCAAGGGAAAGATCCCGAAGGTTATGGGGTTGGGAGAGAAGCAGAGATCGGATTTTCTGCCTCGGGGTGTGGTTTTCCATATTGATCTGTCCGTTTTTACAGGGGGGCGGGCCGTCTTAAGGACGACCCGCACGGATTCAAAGCTGTTCCATCAGTTTCTGGATAACCTTTTGCAGATCCCTTGTAAAACCGGAATCTTTGCGTGCAATGGGAGTTCCTTCATCACAGGCATCCACAACCTTTGCATCGTAGGGCAGAGTGCCGAGAAAAGCAATACCAGTTGCCATTGCAGTGGTTTCACCACCACCGGTTTTGAACAGGGCAATGCGTTTATTGCAGTGGGGGCAGTCAAAGGGCCCCATATTTTCCACAAGGCCTGCAATTTTCAGATTTACGGTTTTGCAGAAATTGATGGATTTGCGTACATCAGCAAGGGCCACTTCCTGGGGCGTTGTAACAACAATGGCTTTGGCATCGGGCACACTCTGTACAACGGTCAGGGGTTCATCTCCTGTACCCGGAGGGGCATCAATGATCAGAAAATCCAGATCTCCCCATTCCACTGAAGTAATGAACTGCTGAATCATGCCGGACTTGGCAGGACCGCGCCAGATTACAGCCTGATCCTTGTCCTGCATCAGGGACTGCATGGAAATAACTCCGAGATTTTTGCCACCATTGGCGGGAATGAGCTGCTTGGTTTCGGAAACATCCAGAAGCCCTGATAGTCCCATCATCTGAGCAATGCTCGGGCCATGGAGATCCACATCCATCAGTCCGGTTTTAAATCCTTTTTCTGCCAGGGAGACGGCGAGGTTGGTGGCGACTGAGCTTTTGCCAACGCCGCCCTTACCACTCATGACCAGAAGCTTATGGCGGATTCTGCCAAGGGATGCTTTCATCATGGCGTCTTTTTCTTCGGCGTGATTCTTTTTTTTCTGGTCAGGCATTTTTTCGTGAATCATGGTGTTTCCTCCTGCGTTTCTTATATTTTTAAGTATCTCGGTCAGATTTGACTGAAAAATCCAGCGATCCTCACGTGCAGCAGCTGTGGTGTGCCTCAGAAGCCGATAAAATGGCACAGAGATTTTTTGCACTCTCCTGCCTTAATCTGCCATGGCAGAAAAGCATGCATGGCAGAAAGGGTTTTATTGCCTCCCATTAAAAGCGTCAACAGAATAATTTTGAGATAATGCTCATAAGCTTGCTTGCTGTAGTTTTTTCAAAGATGAAGGGGGTAAAAGACTGAGGCGGAAAAGGGAGGTGTCCATGGGTGATGCTGATTCAACATGGCGGATGCGCAGTCGCAGGCTGTGCTCTTTGTTTTCAATCTGCCAGATGCGGGGTTTCGTATGCAGGGAGGTGAGGGTATAGACCACATGGTTTCTTTGCAGTCGTTCCAGTCGCAGGAGATCCCCTCTGGTATCCAGAAAAAGGCGTGCCTGGGCGCGGCGGCCATTCATCAGGAGGAAGGTGGAAGGGCCTTCTGAAACTACGGCTGTCCACTCAGGCAGGGGAACTTCTCCTGACAGCAGAAGGGAAAGTTCGTTCATATCCAGATGGATGCCCAGCAATCTGCGGGTGAGTGCTTCAAGGGAGTTTGCCCTTTGCAGTTTTCCCGATTCCATATCCCGGATATGTACATGGCCGGGTGCTGCGGTCATTTCCAGAAAAGGTGCTCCCATGGGTGTAAGTACTGCCATGCGGAGTCCCCTGTTAAGGGATACGGCATAGGCCAGCTGAAGGCTGCCCCCCGGTGGCAGAGAATCAGGCAGTGTTAGTATGGCCCGTCCTTTGAAGTTTTCAGGGATATTATGTTCCGCCCTGAGGATTTCCGGAAGATTCTCAGGGTCCATGGCAGCAGGCCTGTGCATGCTGCATGCTGTAATACATATTAGGAAAGTCATTGCTGCAATGGTTCGGATGGTACGATATCCCGCAGGGGAAGGCAGATCAGGGTTTTTCATGGAAGTGTCTCTGTTTTTTGGGAAAGGGCTTCCATTTTTTCCCGTACTTCGGGATCATCCTTAAATTGAAGGGATTTTTTATAGGCCTCCACAGCGGCATTAATTTTTCCGAGGCTGCGGTAGGCGTCGCCCAGGTGATCCAGAATAACCGGATCTTCCGGTAGGAGCCGGGCGGCTTTTTCGAGGTAGGGAAGGGCCTTCTCCGGCTTTCCCTGCTTGAAGTAGACCCATCCCATACTGTCTGTGATATAACCGTCTCCGGGTTTCAGCTCCATGGCCCTGCGGATCATGGCTTCGGCCTCATCCAGACGTATTTCCATCTCCGTCAGGGTGTAGCCCAGATAGTTCAGGGCATTGGCATGGTCCGGGTTTTGTTCGATGAGGATTGCCATTTGTTCCATGGCTTCCTCTTTTTTATCCATCCTGTCAAGGACAACGCCCAGCCTGTAGCGGATATGGTGATCTTCCGGGTCTTTTTCAAGGCTGTCTATAAAAATATCGGCCGCATCTTCAAGGCGATCCGCCTCCTCATAAAAGGCTCCGAGGTAGAGCCGCAGGGTGGCATCATCTGGGTTGATGGAATGGGCTTTTTCCAGTATTTCGATACCTTTGTCTGTGTTGCCGCTCTGGCTGTCAATGTAGGCAAGGTGAATGACAGCTTTACGGAAGACGGGATTAGCAGGATCAATGGAAGCATAGAAGCTGCGGGCTTTTTCCCTGTTTCCCATTTCTTCATGTACAAGACCCAGTGCATAGCTGATTTCTCCGTTTTCAGGTTCCTGGCTACGGAGTCCTTCCAGAAGAAAAATGGCATCTTTATATCTTTTGTTTTCCGCAAAAACGGAAAAAATTCTTCTGATCACCTCTTCCCGTGTCTCATCCAGATTAAGGAGAGCCATGACTTCCATGGCTGCATCATTCCTGCCGGTCTGATACAGAAAGAGGGCATAGTCCATTCGTATTTCAACGGATTCCGGGTTCATTGTCAGAAGATCCGTGTAGGCCTGCTGTATGGCCGTGACCTCGGGGTTGTTTTCTCTCGGGGGCAGAAGAATTTTCTTACCCTTTTCCAGATGGTTGGTATCTTCAAGCTGGGGATTGAGAGCCATGACCTGTATGCGAAGGGCTGGTGTCGGTCTGCCGGAATGTTTTGCCAGGAGGGCATCCAGAGTATCACCTTTTTTGATTTCTACGGAAAGGGAGCGGGTCAGGCGCTGGCTCAGGATCTTGATACGCTCCAGATAGGGCTCCAGAAGATTCGGGGCTTTTTCAATGACAGTATCAAAACTTTCAAGGGCCTCATCTTCTCTTCCTAGGAGTACAAGGAGCTGGCCCAGATAATAATATCCTGCATAATTATCCGGATGCCGTGTAATGAGATTTCTGTAAACGGTTTCAGCCTTTGCAGTTTCCTTCTGTGCCAGATAAAGATTTCCGAGAATCAGATAAATGCGCTCCCTGTCCGGATCAAGCGCAATGACTTTTTCATAGATGGGAATGAGTTCTTTGATATCCTGTTCCAGCATCTGCTGTATGCCCGCAAGGACGATAAGGGTTTCCGGATCGTCAGGGTCCAGCTCCAGAGACTTTCTGATGGCCTGCAGGGCAGCCTGGGGCTGTCCTGTGCGTACAAGGATGGCAGCCAGTTCCCGCTGGAGAAAGGCGGATTCAGAGTCCAGTGCAGCTGCCTGCCTGAGAAATCCTATGGCCTCCAGAGGTCGGTTCCGGTTCAGTCGGATCTGCGCCTCTGTGTAATAATAGTAGGGAGATTCCGATGCTCTGGGTGCAGGAGTGATGATGGTCACTGTTTCGTTTAGTGAAACCGGGGCGGCAGGTTCTGTCGCCTGCTGGCCGGGAGATCTGGATGCGCAGGCTGACAGCAGGAATAGCAGGAGTGTTATCAGACAAAGGTAAAGGCTGCCTTTAATGGAAAATTTTGTTTGCAGATCAAAGATTGGGGCTGAGGAAGAAGTCTGCATACAGCTCTTTGCTTTCATGGGAGTTTGGTTTTGATTGTGTGGGATCTGCGGTTAATAACCGCAGACCTTTTTTCTTTCCGGAACAGAATAACTGAGGTATTTCAGGAAAGGTCCGATGTGTAGATATCAAAATCAGGAAGTTCTTTTTGAAAATAGACCTGCATTTTTTTGATGATTCCCGTTTCAATCTGTCGGACCCTTTCCCTTGAAATACCATAGGTTTCACCAATTTCCTGAAGGGTGACAGGTTCATCGGAAAAAATCCGTTTTTCAAAAATTTCAAGCTCTCTTTTGTTCAGCTGGGATGTGAAGGAAGCAATTTTTTCATGGAGCATGTTTTCAATCTGTTTGCGTGCGACCTCATCTTCTGCAGAAACAGCATCGGATCCGAGAAAGGACATGCGGTCTGTATCCGAGTCATCCCTTACCGGAGCATCCAGTGAGAGATCCCATGAGTCCAGGCGCTGATCCATGTCAATGACTTCCTTCTGGGAAACCCCCAGACGTTCAGCCAGCAGTTTGGGTTTGGGGTCAAAACCCTGATCAATGAGGTTCTGTTTTTCTTTTTTCAGTTTGAAGAAAAGTTTGCGCTGGCCCTGGGTCGTTCCGATTTTGACAAGACGCCAGTTATCCATGATGAATTTGAGAATATAGGCCTTGATCCAGAAGGATGCATAATAGGAAAACTTGACGCCTTTATATGGGTCAAATTTACGAACTGCCTGCATCAGGCCGATGTTACCTTCCTGAATCAAATCCAGAAGGTTCTGCATCCATACCCGTTGAAATTCCATGGCAATTTTAACCACAAGCCTCAGGTTGGCTGTGGTGAGCATGTAGGCGGCCTCGGGATCATTGTCTTCCTGTACCCTGCGTCCCAGCTCAACCTCTTCTTCTCTGGTCAGCAGTTTATAGCGGCTGATTTCAGAAAGATAACTCTGAAGAGGATCTATTTTGGCAAGGGCCCTGGTTGTTTCCTGTCGTGGAACGGGCAGATTTTTTTTTGTGGTGTTTTTTTGTGTTTTTTTATCTTCTGTCATTGTGGCACTTCCAGATGGTCGGTTAAGCTTTGCTGATGCGTTCCGGGGCTGCCGGGATGACTGTCATCCAGGTTCATAAAGGGGCAAAAGCCTCGGGCTTTCCCGGAAAGTATATCATCCCATGCCTGAATAAAGATGTAAACCTTGCAGGGGTATTTTCATGAACAATCATTTTGTTTTTATAATTTTTGAGTAACTTGTTATTCCTCAAAAATCACCTTTTTTTTGTATTCAGGCTCTTTTTTCTGGACAAGGTGGAAACCCTCTGCTAAAAGGTCTTTTCGTTAAGCGCCAGTAGCTCAGCTGGATAGAGCAACGGACTTCTAATCCGTAGGTCGGGAGTTCGAATCTTCCCTGGCGCGCCAAGTGCCTTTTAAAGAAAGCTTCTGAAAGCCTTTAAAATGGGCGGGAATAACTCAGTGGTAGAGTGCAACCTTGCCAAGGTTGAAGTCGCGGGTTCAAATCCCGTTTCCCGCTCCACTTAATTGTTTTTTATTTTACCCCCCCCTTATGCGGGAATAACTCAGTGGTAGAGTGCAACCTTGCCAAGGTTGAAGTCGCGGGTTCAAATCCCGTTTCCCGCTCCATTATGATAATAAAGGGCCATCTTTAAAAAGGTGGCCTTTTTTATATTTTCTGATCTTCATTATATTTCAGCTGTTTATATTTTAACCATGCCGGAAAATCCGGGCAGCTTTAACTGCTTTTTCCCACCCTCTGCATCGTCTGGCTGCATCTTCATCTGCCATGGAGGGCAGAAAGCACTGGCGTTTTCCCTGTTCGTGAATGTCTTCCGGGTTTTTCCAGAATCCCAGCGCAAGGCCTGCCAAGTGGGCAGCGCCCATGGCTGTTGTTTCTATGCAGGCAGGTCTTTCTACGCAAATTCCTAGAATATCACTTTGAAACTGCATGAGAAAGCTGTTTTCCGCAGCTCCGCCGTCCACTTTAAGTACAGGAATGGAGATGCCAGCATCCTTTTCCATGGCCAGAAGTACATCCCGGCTCTGGTAGGCAAGGGATTCCAGGGTAGCCCTGATAAAATGCTCCTTGCTGCATCCCCGTGTGAGGCCAAAAACAGCACCCCTTGCTTCCGCATCCCAGTGGGGCGTTCCCAGACCCACAAAGGCAGGGACCACATAAACGCCTGAGGTATCCCCGACTTTTTTGGCATAGTTCTCGGAATCCTTGGCATTTCTGAACATGCGCAGGCCATCCCTCAGCCACTGAATGGCGGAGCCTGCCACAAAAACTGAACCTTCGAGGGCATACTGTACCTTGCCATCGATTTCCCAGGCAATGGTGGTAAGCAGGCCGCTTTTGCTTTCAACGACTTTTTCCCCTGTGTTCATAAGCATGAAACAGCCAGTACCGTAGGTGTTTTTGGCCATGCCCGGAGTATGACAGCCCTGACCGAAAAGAGCTGCCTGCTGATCACCTGCCATACCTGCAATGGGCAGCATGTGACCGAATAAGGTTTCCGGAAGGCTGTGGCCGCATACCCCCGAGGACGGAACGATTTTGGGCAGCATGGATGAAGGAATATCAAGGATGGACAGAAGTTCGTGGTCCCATTTTTTATCGTGTATATTCAGTAGTGTCCGGTTAGGTTTTTGCATGAAAAAAAGTTTTAATTTTAGGAGTTACGCAGTTGATGTTTTTACCGGTTCCATTTAAGGTTTAAAGATTATGAATCCACCAAAATTTTCTGAATATGATTACATGGCTTTTTTGACAGCAAGTCCCAAAATTTTTACCTGCACAGAGGTTGAGAGAGTTTTACAGGAGCAAAAAAATGCTCCTGCGCATGATTCCATCAATCGACTTCTTCACAGGCTTACGCCTTCAGCATCGGCTCTTCGTAATGAAGCAATTCAGCACGTTATTTTGAAAAAGGGTGTGCTGGTTCTTGACGACTCAACACTGGACAAACTGTACGCTCAACATATTGAGCTGGTATCCAGGCATTGGTCAGGAAAGCACCACGCCGTTGTAAAAGGCATTAATTTGATTACGCTTTTATGGACGGACGGTGATCGTATCATCCCCTGTGATTATAGGATTTATAATAAAGAACAGGATGGTAAAACTAAAAATGATCACTTCTCCGATATGCTTTTAAAAGCTAAAAATCAAGGATTTGAGCCATCATACGTTTTATTTGACAGTTGGTATTCCGGTCTTGAGAATCTCAAAGTGATTCGAAAATATGGATGGTATTGGCTGACCCGGCTCAAATCCAACCGCCTGGTGAATCCTGACGGTAAAACCAATGTGCCTGTTTCATCTGTACACGCCACTGAAACAGGAAAAGTGGTTCACCTTAAAGGGTTCGGTTTTATTAAGCTTTTTGGGATTACAGGCAAAGATGGAACAATTGAATACTGGGCAACAAACCATCTTGATATGGATGATCTTAAGCGACTTCAACTGTCTGAATTTTCATGGAAAATCGAAGAGTATCATCGTAACCTTAAACAGTTCTGTGGAGTGGAACGCTCTCATGTAAGAGCTGCCAAAGCTCAAAGAAATCATATCGGACTTGCAATAAGGACATTCTTGCGTTTTTCGGTCTTCAGTTTCAAGACAGGCCTCAGCTGTTTTGAACTCAAATACAGAATTATCAGGGATGCTGTCAGGAAATATATGGAGCACCCAGCTTGGACTTTTGAGGCAACTGCGTAACTCCTAATTCCTAAAAATGGCTGGAAGCCTCTGTACGAATCCGAAAACAAGGGTAAAGACGGGAATGGCAAAGAATGGGCAGAGGTCTGTTTCGTTCCCAATAAAATTGCCAATAAAAAGAATGGTAGAGAGTATCGATATCTTGTAACCCGTGAAATTATCGTGGAACAAGGAGAATTCCCTGGCATGGAAGAAGAAAAAGAATACCCTTTTCCAACGACAATAATGGATGGCAAAAATTATAAGATTTTCGGTATTGTAACCAATATGGATTGGGAAGGAGAAAAACTGATTCAGTGGCTTTACAAGCGCTGTGGGGAAAGCGAAGAGATTCATCGAGCCATGAAAGAAGATTTTGCAGGTGGTCGCCTGCCCTCTTCCAACCTGGGCGAAAATGCTGCCTGGTGGTGGATTATGATTCTATCGATGAATCTTCATGTGGCCATGAAAAAGCTGGCTCTGGGGGAAAATTGGCTCACGAAGAAGATGAAAATCATTCGTTTTAACCTGATTCATATCCCGGCCCATGTCTATGAAAAGGCATCTGCCTTGATCATACGATGTAAAAGATCTGTGGGTTGGATGATGGAAATAAGAAAAAGACTAAGCCTTTTAAAGGCTTAGACCAGCCTGACTCAGTACCAAGGCAGAAGAATAGTTTTTAGATTGTTRACTCAAAAGGGATAGCTACGCCAAAAAAATCTGTGTATTGATTTTTTCTGAGTGTTGCGTCTCATATTTGAGAATTATTCCTCATAAATAATTATTTTTGAATCCTCACCGCCCCGTTGAGGGCTGAAAAAAGCCTCCCGAAACACCACAGGAGGGGTGTGGATTAATTTGATGGAGGATTTGGGTTCCTATGCAGAGCTTGACAAGAGGGCCAATGCGGCGGCAGCAAAACTTTTGGAAAAGGGCCTGCCAGCCAACAGCATCGTTGCTGTGGCTGCGGACCGATCCGTCTGGGCCGTGGCAGCCATGCTGGCCGCACTCCGGGCCGGAGCCGCCTATGTGGCCATTGATCCGGCGTATCCTGAAGAAAGAAAAAACTTTATCCTTGAAGATACGGCGGCGGATTTTCTTCTGGGTTCTTCGGAAAGCCTGCAGGCCTTTGGCTTTACGGGTGAAAGTATGGCCATGGATCAGCCGGGTATGGAAAAAGGAGCAAGGGACCCCGGCAGGGCTGCGGGCGGTCATCAGCTGGCCTACCTCATCTTTACCTCCGGTTCAACGGGTCAACCCAAGGGAGTGGCCATAGAGCACCATTCCATGGTCAATTTCATCCACTGGTATGCCACCCACCACGGCATAGGCAAAGATTCCAGCACCGCCGCCTTTGCCGCCTTCAGCTTTGATGTATCCGTGGTGCAGATTTTTGCCCCCCTCACCGCTGGTGGCACCCTGCACATCATCCCGGAACAGCTCCGCCTTTCTCCGCCGGAACTGGATGCCTACTTCATGACAGAAAACATCAGCCATGCCCATTTCCCCACCCAGTTTGCGGAACAGTTCATGCGCATGGTTGAGGGCCGCTCCCTGAAAACCCTTGTGGTGGGTGGCGACCGCCTCAGCCGCTACCGYATCGGTSCCTACAGGCTCACCAATGAATACGGCCCCAGCGAAACCACCATGGCCTGCCTCAGCTATGATGTACCCGCCGTCATGGAAAGACCACCCGTGGGCTCACCCGTGGCCAACTACCGGGTGTATATACTGGACAGCCGGGGCAGACTGGCACCCATCGGCATGCCCGGAGAAATCTGCGTGGCAGGAGCCGGTGTGGCAAGGGGCTACCACAACCGGCCGGAGCTTACGGAAAAAKGCTTTGTTCCGGACCCCTTTGYAGCGGGAGAACGCATGTACCGCACCGGAGACCGGGGCCGATGGCTCAGCAGTGGTGTGGTGGAATTCATGGACCGGCTGGATTTTCAGGTAAAAATCCGGGGATTCCGCATTGAGCCTGCCGAAATCGCCCGACGCATGCAGGAGGTGGAAGGAYTGCTGGAAAGTGTGGTCATAGCCCGGGAGGAAGGTTCCGGCAACAAGGTGCTGGTGGCTTATTTCACGGCAAAGGAAAATCTGGCTTCCGAAACCGTGAAARSCTATCTCCGCTCCGTACTGCCGGAATACATGATTCCCGTTCATTTTGTGCGCCTTGATTCCATGCCCCTCAATGTCAACGGCAAGATTGACCGCAAAAAACTGCCTGCTCCGGAACTGGCTGAMCCGTCGTCCACCGCAGGGCCCCTTGAAGCCCGCACGGAAAAGGAGAAAAAAATTCTTGCCTGCTGGGAAGAGGTGCTGGGCCACAGAAACTTCAGCCCCCTTGATTCCTTCTTTGAAATCGGCGGAGATTCCCTCAGCGCCATCGCCCTTCTGGCGGGTTTAAGCGAATATTTCGACATTTCCGCATCGGACATCTTTGCCCATCCGTCCTTTGCAGAACAGACAAAACGTTTCAGGGAAGTCAGCGSTGGCAGGGCCAGCCGTCTGCTGCGCCTTCAGGAGATGATCCGGCCCCTGCCCGAAGACCCGGCCTTTGCCCCTGAACAGCAAGGCTACGCAGAAGCCAGAAGCCGCATCTCCATGCTGGATACCCGTACCGTCCGTTTTCCGGAACATCTGCTTCTCACGGGGGCCACGGGTACCCTGGGAGTGGATCTTCTCAAAGAACTCCTCTCGGAAACATCCGCCCGCATCACAGCCCTGATAAGGGCCGGATCTACGGAAGAGGGAAGAAAACGCCTTGCCTCCATCTATCACCAGCGTTTTCAGGAGGATATCAGCCTTCTTGCCGGAGACAGACTGAGGGTGCTGCCTGCGGATCTGGAGAAAGGATATTTCGGCATGGACGAAGCCTCCTTTACGGCCCTTGCCATGGACGTGGATGCCATACTGCATTCCGCTGCCCTCACCCGCCATTATGGTGCATGGGAGGAATTTGCGGAAGCCAATGTGGACAGTGTCCGCCATATCATGGATTTTGCCAAAACAGGCAAGGACAAGGAGCTGCACCATGTCTCCACCACTTCCATAGCAGCGGGCAAGGTGGAAGGCCGCAGCCGCATGCTGTTTTCTGAACTGGATCTGGATAAGGGACAAAGGGCCGATAACTTCTATGTAAAATCCAAATTTGAGGCGGAAAAACTCCTGCATGGGGCCCGGAAGGAAGGGCTTGCCGTCCGAATTTACAGGGCAGGCAACATTACCTGCGATTCCCTTACCGGGGCCCTGCAGCGCAATGTGGAAGACAACGCCTTTTACCAGCAGGTGAGGGCCTATGTGAACCTTGGAGCCGCACCGGACATGATGGATACCCGCAACATGACCTTTGTGGATCAGGCGGCAAAGGCCATCGTACTTCTCATGGGCAGACCGGGACTTTCCGGCCAGACCTTCCACATCCAGAATCCCCTTCTGCTCCAACTCTCCACAGCCCTTGCCGACCCGGCTCTGGAACTTTCCTGCCAGGCCACATCCTTTAGGGATTTCATTTCCTTTGTGGCAGATCATGCGGGACATAAGGGCTTTGAAGAATACGTGGAACGCCTGCTGCTCCATTCGGGATGGCAGGACTGGCTGCAGAATCCAGCCCAGACTGCCGCAGAAATCCGTGCGGACCGCACCGCAGACATTCTTTCCCTTCTGGGCTTTACCTGGAAAACACCGGGCCCAGATGATCTCAGGGGCTTTATCCGCCATGCCCTGAAAGACCGCATACGCATGCTGCAAGCACTTGCCCCCTTCTCTTCCCTGAAGGAAGAAAGTCTCTTTACACTGGCCTGCCGCATGAAACCGGAATCCTTTGGCGGAGAAGATCGGCTTCAGACCGAAGGCCAGCCCATAGATGCCCTGCGATTTGTCATGGATGGTATTGTGGAAACCTACCGACACAACCGCAGCGGCTGGATCGGCACCGTTCGGGTAGCCGGTCCCGGAGCCTGCACAGGGGAAGAGGCCCTGCCACCGGGCAGAAATCCCGGAGCAGGCAGTACGGTGGAAGCCATAGAACCTGTCTTTGCCTTCTCCGTATCCCTTGAAGACATGCGCAGTCTCATCCGAAAAGACCCGGATCTTGGGTTCATG includes:
- a CDS encoding transcriptional regulator; amino-acid sequence: MENHTPRQKIRSLLLSQPHNLRDLSLELRLPEKEILKELPHVEKSLKPMKLKLSQIPARCQGCGYTFSDRKRFSKPGKCPDCRQTFIEAAFFYIDPKGKAP
- a CDS encoding Mrp/NBP35 family ATP-binding protein; its protein translation is MIHEKMPDQKKKNHAEEKDAMMKASLGRIRHKLLVMSGKGGVGKSSVATNLAVSLAEKGFKTGLMDVDLHGPSIAQMMGLSGLLDVSETKQLIPANGGKNLGVISMQSLMQDKDQAVIWRGPAKSGMIQQFITSVEWGDLDFLIIDAPPGTGDEPLTVVQSVPDAKAIVVTTPQEVALADVRKSINFCKTVNLKIAGLVENMGPFDCPHCNKRIALFKTGGGETTAMATGIAFLGTLPYDAKVVDACDEGTPIARKDSGFTRDLQKVIQKLMEQL
- a CDS encoding outer membrane lipoprotein LolB, translating into MKNPDLPSPAGYRTIRTIAAMTFLICITACSMHRPAAMDPENLPEILRAEHNIPENFKGRAILTLPDSLPPGGSLQLAYAVSLNRGLRMAVLTPMGAPFLEMTAAPGHVHIRDMESGKLQRANSLEALTRRLLGIHLDMNELSLLLSGEVPLPEWTAVVSEGPSTFLLMNGRRAQARLFLDTRGDLLRLERLQRNHVVYTLTSLHTKPRIWQIENKEHSLRLRIRHVESASPMDTSLFRLSLLPPSSLKKLQQASL
- a CDS encoding tetratricopeptide repeat protein; protein product: MQTSSSAPIFDLQTKFSIKGSLYLCLITLLLFLLSACASRSPGQQATEPAAPVSLNETVTIITPAPRASESPYYYYTEAQIRLNRNRPLEAIGFLRQAAALDSESAFLQRELAAILVRTGQPQAALQAIRKSLELDPDDPETLIVLAGIQQMLEQDIKELIPIYEKVIALDPDRERIYLILGNLYLAQKETAKAETVYRNLITRHPDNYAGYYYLGQLLVLLGREDEALESFDTVIEKAPNLLEPYLERIKILSQRLTRSLSVEIKKGDTLDALLAKHSGRPTPALRIQVMALNPQLEDTNHLEKGKKILLPPRENNPEVTAIQQAYTDLLTMNPESVEIRMDYALFLYQTGRNDAAMEVMALLNLDETREEVIRRIFSVFAENKRYKDAIFLLEGLRSQEPENGEISYALGLVHEEMGNREKARSFYASIDPANPVFRKAVIHLAYIDSQSGNTDKGIEILEKAHSINPDDATLRLYLGAFYEEADRLEDAADIFIDSLEKDPEDHHIRYRLGVVLDRMDKKEEAMEQMAILIEQNPDHANALNYLGYTLTEMEIRLDEAEAMIRRAMELKPGDGYITDSMGWVYFKQGKPEKALPYLEKAARLLPEDPVILDHLGDAYRSLGKINAAVEAYKKSLQFKDDPEVREKMEALSQKTETLP
- a CDS encoding sigma-70 family RNA polymerase sigma factor, coding for MTEDKKTQKNTTKKNLPVPRQETTRALAKIDPLQSYLSEISRYKLLTREEEVELGRRVQEDNDPEAAYMLTTANLRLVVKIAMEFQRVWMQNLLDLIQEGNIGLMQAVRKFDPYKGVKFSYYASFWIKAYILKFIMDNWRLVKIGTTQGQRKLFFKLKKEKQNLIDQGFDPKPKLLAERLGVSQKEVIDMDQRLDSWDLSLDAPVRDDSDTDRMSFLGSDAVSAEDEVARKQIENMLHEKIASFTSQLNKRELEIFEKRIFSDEPVTLQEIGETYGISRERVRQIETGIIKKMQVYFQKELPDFDIYTSDLS
- a CDS encoding FGGY-family carbohydrate kinase yields the protein MQKPNRTLLNIHDKKWDHELLSILDIPSSMLPKIVPSSGVCGHSLPETLFGHMLPIAGMAGDQQAALFGQGCHTPGMAKNTYGTGCFMLMNTGEKVVESKSGLLTTIAWEIDGKVQYALEGSVFVAGSAIQWLRDGLRMFRNAKDSENYAKKVGDTSGVYVVPAFVGLGTPHWDAEARGAVFGLTRGCSKEHFIRATLESLAYQSRDVLLAMEKDAGISIPVLKVDGGAAENSFLMQFQSDILGICVERPACIETTAMGAAHLAGLALGFWKNPEDIHEQGKRQCFLPSMADEDAARRCRGWEKAVKAARIFRHG